From one [Ruminococcus] lactaris ATCC 29176 genomic stretch:
- a CDS encoding stage III sporulation protein AB translates to MQKLIGSILVLTATAGAGYLYGEGLKDYLRQMEYLRYIAGMIRGQLEYTGAPLQELLMDVSAKIKEPYKSWLEHTARRTAKRTDADFTEIWKGCVEKDLGAAGLKKEHREWIRDFGAFLGQGDRETMGRSIELSMKQMDLMIRQQRGELAGKRKIGNWLGVMSGLFLIILLW, encoded by the coding sequence GTGCAGAAACTTATAGGGAGCATTTTAGTGCTGACGGCAACTGCAGGAGCAGGCTATCTTTATGGGGAAGGACTGAAAGATTATCTCAGGCAGATGGAATATCTGCGATATATTGCCGGGATGATCCGGGGACAACTGGAATATACCGGGGCACCGTTGCAGGAACTTCTGATGGATGTATCAGCGAAAATAAAAGAGCCATATAAAAGCTGGCTGGAACATACCGCACGACGGACTGCGAAAAGAACAGACGCTGATTTCACAGAAATATGGAAAGGATGCGTGGAAAAGGATCTTGGAGCTGCCGGACTGAAGAAAGAGCACCGGGAATGGATCAGAGATTTTGGAGCATTTTTAGGACAGGGAGACCGTGAGACCATGGGAAGGTCCATTGAACTTTCCATGAAGCAGATGGATCTGATGATCAGGCAGCAGAGAGGAGAACTGGCAGGAAAAAGAAAGATCGGCAACTGGCTGGGCGTAATGAGCGGGCTGTTCCTGATCATTCTGCTGTGGTAG
- the spoIIIAC gene encoding stage III sporulation protein AC, translating into MNINLIFKIAAVGILVSILSQVLKHSGRDEQAFLTSLAGLILVLSWVLPYIYDLFQSIRQLFML; encoded by the coding sequence ATGAATATCAATCTGATTTTTAAGATAGCGGCAGTGGGAATCCTTGTGTCGATCCTGAGCCAGGTCTTAAAGCACAGCGGGAGAGATGAACAGGCATTTCTGACCAGTCTTGCAGGACTGATCCTGGTCTTATCGTGGGTGCTTCCATATATTTACGATCTGTTTCAGTCGATCCGGCAGTTGTTCATGTTGTGA
- a CDS encoding SpoIIIAC/SpoIIIAD family protein: protein MSMLQVGVIGVLGVLFAVQFKSGKSEYAVYISVAVSLLLFGCMLERLRDAVDSLGRIGNYIKVDQRFFGTMIKMIGITYLAEFSSGICKDAGYQSIASQIEIFSKLTILAMGLPILQTLLEVMTGFLG from the coding sequence ATGAGTATGTTGCAGGTGGGAGTGATCGGAGTACTGGGAGTCCTTTTTGCAGTGCAGTTTAAAAGTGGAAAATCAGAATATGCCGTCTATATCAGTGTTGCTGTGAGCCTGCTCTTATTTGGCTGTATGCTGGAAAGGCTCAGAGATGCGGTGGATTCACTTGGCAGGATCGGGAATTATATTAAGGTGGATCAGCGTTTTTTCGGAACTATGATAAAAATGATCGGGATCACTTATCTTGCAGAATTTTCTTCAGGCATCTGCAAAGATGCAGGATATCAGAGCATCGCATCCCAGATTGAGATATTCAGTAAGCTGACGATTTTGGCGATGGGACTTCCGATCCTTCAGACTCTGTTGGAAGTCATGACGGGGTTCTTGGGATGA
- a CDS encoding stage III sporulation protein AE: protein MLFPVFLAILIFLFGSKVIYAAENTEKEADRVQEALFEEFDFSKLDQEMKTLFPDEKLSFREILMQLISENGGSTAGTVVQFIKETVFYQFGTNKKILVYMILIAVAAALFNNFTSVFQNRQVSEVSFYILYMLLMTLSLVTFQHTLQDTEQLLSYLTEFMKLLCPSYFLAVAFAAGSSSALVFYNIVLWIIYLVELVILELLMPIVHVFVMIQVLSNLTGEDLLSEFADLIRKGIAWCLKTLLAGVVGINVLQGLLAPAIDTVKRSAVNRTVEAIPWIGDVTGGVAEVALGSAVLIKNGIGAAGMVIAVMVCAVPVIRLVLLAFIYKFVAAMVQPVSDKRITACIGGVSEGYGLLLQILLYTALFFLITLAVIAGATS from the coding sequence ATGCTTTTTCCCGTATTCCTTGCCATTTTAATTTTTCTGTTCGGGAGCAAGGTCATTTATGCTGCGGAAAATACAGAAAAAGAGGCAGACCGGGTGCAGGAGGCATTATTTGAAGAATTTGATTTTTCAAAACTGGATCAGGAAATGAAAACTCTTTTTCCGGATGAAAAGCTTTCTTTTCGGGAAATACTTATGCAACTGATCTCGGAAAACGGAGGATCCACAGCTGGTACAGTGGTGCAGTTTATAAAAGAAACAGTTTTTTACCAGTTCGGCACGAATAAAAAAATACTGGTGTATATGATTCTGATCGCAGTAGCTGCTGCCCTGTTCAACAATTTTACAAGCGTCTTTCAGAACCGGCAGGTATCGGAAGTCAGCTTCTATATTCTTTATATGCTGCTTATGACCCTGTCACTTGTAACTTTTCAGCATACGTTGCAGGATACAGAACAACTGCTTTCTTATCTGACCGAATTTATGAAGCTGTTATGTCCCAGTTACTTTCTTGCAGTTGCATTTGCTGCAGGCAGTTCCTCGGCTCTGGTATTTTATAATATTGTACTGTGGATCATCTATTTAGTAGAGCTGGTGATCCTGGAACTTCTGATGCCGATTGTGCATGTATTTGTTATGATACAGGTTCTTTCCAATCTGACGGGAGAGGATCTGCTGTCAGAATTTGCGGATCTGATCAGAAAAGGAATTGCCTGGTGTCTGAAGACATTGCTGGCAGGTGTGGTCGGGATCAATGTGCTTCAGGGACTTCTTGCACCTGCCATTGATACTGTGAAGCGAAGTGCAGTAAACCGGACAGTAGAAGCGATCCCGTGGATCGGTGATGTGACGGGAGGAGTGGCAGAGGTAGCACTTGGGAGTGCGGTGCTGATCAAAAACGGGATCGGGGCAGCAGGAATGGTGATCGCAGTTATGGTCTGTGCAGTTCCTGTGATCCGGCTGGTGCTGCTTGCTTTTATATATAAATTTGTAGCAGCAATGGTTCAGCCAGTGTCGGATAAAAGGATTACAGCGTGTATTGGCGGGGTGAGTGAAGGATATGGACTGCTGCTGCAGATTCTCCTTTACACGGCACTTTTTTTCCTGATCACACTGGCGGTGATCGCAGGAGCGACTTCCTGA
- a CDS encoding stage III sporulation protein AF, protein MGTVYQWIQNLSVWLVLSAVILHLVPGKDYGKYVRFFSGMVLLLLFLEPMLKLTGTDGMITKLYEGNLAKEDQAEKELLQKLYESADLTEILSEEYQTSEEGADEKSQKKVSETQAVEVEEIRIE, encoded by the coding sequence ATGGGAACGGTTTATCAGTGGATTCAGAATCTTTCTGTATGGCTGGTCCTGAGTGCGGTAATCCTGCATTTAGTTCCAGGAAAAGATTATGGAAAATATGTACGCTTTTTTTCGGGAATGGTTCTGTTACTGCTTTTCCTTGAACCGATGCTGAAACTGACGGGAACAGACGGGATGATCACAAAACTTTATGAGGGAAATCTGGCAAAAGAAGATCAGGCAGAAAAAGAATTATTACAAAAATTATATGAATCGGCAGATCTGACAGAAATTCTGTCTGAGGAATATCAGACATCAGAGGAAGGAGCAGACGAAAAAAGCCAGAAAAAAGTATCGGAAACCCAGGCTGTAGAAGTGGAGGAAATTCGCATTGAATAA
- a CDS encoding SpoIIIAH-like family protein — protein MKRVLKKNQVMIAALAVMIAAAGYLNYTGRLFGTEKDDTTQTSADLTNQELLDISEEDMATGSEDILSNDSETEGTPGEAVLTNTTAEATVAQAKVSREQVMAQSKETLQSIIDNKNLSDEQKQDAVDQMVALTKRAELEADIESLMAAKGFSEAVVSIGDDSVDVVVKAEELTDANRAKIEEILTRKTEVSPEGIVITPIHE, from the coding sequence GTGAAGCGGGTATTAAAAAAGAATCAGGTGATGATTGCAGCACTGGCGGTGATGATTGCGGCAGCCGGCTATCTGAATTATACAGGAAGGCTGTTTGGAACTGAAAAAGACGACACGACGCAGACCAGTGCGGATCTGACAAACCAGGAACTTCTGGATATTTCTGAAGAAGATATGGCGACCGGATCAGAGGATATTTTAAGTAATGATTCTGAGACAGAAGGAACTCCGGGAGAAGCAGTACTGACCAATACAACCGCTGAGGCTACTGTGGCACAGGCAAAAGTGTCCAGAGAACAGGTTATGGCACAAAGTAAAGAAACATTGCAGTCAATCATTGATAATAAAAATCTCAGCGATGAGCAGAAGCAGGATGCAGTCGATCAGATGGTGGCACTGACCAAAAGGGCAGAGCTGGAAGCAGACATAGAATCGCTGATGGCAGCAAAAGGCTTTTCCGAGGCGGTGGTCAGCATCGGGGATGATTCTGTTGATGTTGTGGTAAAGGCAGAAGAACTGACAGATGCCAACAGGGCAAAGATTGAAGAAATCCTTACAAGAAAGACGGAAGTATCACCAGAAGGGATTGTGATCACACCGATTCATGAATGA
- a CDS encoding peptide chain release factor 3: protein MSDITNEIKKRRTFAIISHPDAGKTTLTEKFLLYGGAINQAGSVKGKATAKHAVSDWMEIEKERGISVTSSVLQFNYGGYCINILDTPGHQDFSEDTYRTLMAADSAVMVIDASKGVEAQTRKLFKVCVMRHIPIFTFINKMDREARDTFELLDDIEKELGIATCPVNWPIGSGKAFKGVYDRAKKEVELFSDTKKGTAMGEVQMVPIDAPETEELIGADAKKILADEIELLDGASAEFDQELVDKGQLSPVFFGSALTNFGVETFLKHFLKMTTSPLPRMSDKGEIDPMEEKDFSAFVFKIQANMNKAHRDRIAFMRICSGEFEAGMNVYHVQGGKEIRLSQPQQMMASERKMITKAYGGDIIGVFDPGIFSIGDTLTTSKEKFAYEGIPTFAPEHFARVRQVDTMKRKQFVKGINQIAQEGAIQIFQEYNTGMEEIIVGVVGVLQFDVLKYRLNNEYNVEIRLENLPYEYIRWIENEDVDMDHLSGTSDMKKIKDLKDRPLLLFAHEWSIRMTEERNKGLILSEFGRS from the coding sequence ATGTCAGATATTACGAATGAAATAAAAAAGAGAAGAACCTTTGCGATCATATCACACCCGGATGCAGGAAAGACGACACTGACGGAGAAATTTCTGCTTTATGGAGGAGCGATCAATCAGGCAGGTTCTGTCAAAGGAAAAGCAACGGCAAAGCATGCAGTATCGGACTGGATGGAGATTGAAAAGGAAAGAGGTATTTCGGTCACCTCTTCGGTACTGCAGTTTAATTACGGCGGATATTGTATCAATATCCTGGATACACCGGGACATCAGGACTTCTCGGAGGACACGTACCGTACCCTGATGGCGGCAGATTCTGCGGTAATGGTGATCGATGCATCCAAGGGTGTGGAGGCACAGACGAGAAAATTGTTCAAGGTATGTGTGATGCGTCATATCCCGATCTTTACCTTCATTAACAAAATGGATCGTGAAGCAAGAGATACGTTTGAGCTGCTGGATGATATCGAAAAAGAACTGGGGATCGCCACCTGTCCTGTGAACTGGCCAATCGGTTCGGGAAAGGCCTTTAAAGGCGTTTATGACCGGGCAAAGAAAGAAGTAGAACTTTTCTCAGATACAAAAAAGGGAACGGCCATGGGAGAAGTTCAGATGGTTCCGATTGATGCACCTGAGACAGAGGAACTGATCGGTGCAGATGCAAAGAAAATTCTGGCGGATGAGATCGAACTTCTGGACGGAGCTTCTGCGGAATTTGACCAGGAGCTGGTAGATAAGGGGCAGCTTTCTCCGGTATTTTTCGGTTCAGCACTGACGAATTTCGGAGTAGAGACATTCCTGAAGCATTTCCTGAAGATGACCACATCTCCGCTGCCGCGTATGTCGGATAAAGGGGAGATAGATCCGATGGAAGAAAAGGATTTTTCAGCTTTTGTATTTAAGATTCAGGCGAATATGAATAAGGCACATCGTGACAGGATCGCATTTATGCGGATCTGTTCCGGTGAGTTTGAGGCAGGAATGAATGTCTACCACGTGCAGGGAGGAAAAGAGATCCGTCTTTCTCAGCCGCAGCAGATGATGGCGAGTGAACGGAAGATGATCACCAAAGCTTATGGTGGAGATATCATCGGGGTTTTTGATCCGGGAATCTTTTCGATCGGAGATACCCTTACGACTTCAAAGGAAAAATTCGCTTATGAGGGAATCCCGACATTTGCACCGGAGCATTTCGCACGTGTGCGTCAGGTCGATACGATGAAAAGAAAGCAGTTTGTCAAGGGAATCAACCAGATCGCACAGGAGGGTGCAATCCAAATCTTTCAGGAATATAATACCGGAATGGAAGAAATCATTGTCGGAGTTGTCGGAGTGCTTCAGTTTGATGTGCTGAAATACCGTCTGAACAACGAGTATAATGTGGAGATCCGGCTGGAGAATCTGCCATACGAGTATATCCGCTGGATTGAAAACGAAGATGTGGATATGGATCACTTAAGCGGAACTTCAGATATGAAGAAGATCAAGGATCTGAAGGACCGTCCATTGCTGCTTTTTGCACATGAATGGAGTATCCGTATGACAGAGGAAAGAAACAAAGGACTGATCCTGTCAGAGTTCGGGCGGTCATAA
- a CDS encoding Asp23/Gls24 family envelope stress response protein codes for MAKDERNIYTIQNDAGKGEVKIADEVVAIIAALAATEVEGVASMAGNITNELISRLGMKNLSKGVKVDVLEGVVTVSLTLNLKYNYSVVEVSGKVQEKVKNAIENMTGLEVADVNIKVAGVEMENQE; via the coding sequence ATGGCAAAGGACGAAAGAAATATTTATACGATACAGAATGACGCAGGAAAGGGAGAAGTAAAGATTGCAGATGAAGTTGTTGCGATCATTGCAGCCCTGGCAGCTACAGAAGTGGAAGGCGTAGCCTCCATGGCGGGCAATATCACGAATGAGCTGATCAGCAGACTCGGGATGAAGAATCTTTCCAAGGGAGTTAAAGTAGATGTGCTGGAAGGCGTGGTTACCGTTTCCCTGACCCTGAATCTGAAGTATAACTACAGTGTAGTAGAAGTATCAGGAAAAGTGCAGGAAAAGGTTAAGAATGCGATCGAGAACATGACAGGACTTGAAGTTGCAGACGTGAATATCAAAGTGGCCGGCGTAGAGATGGAGAATCAGGAGTAG
- the nusB gene encoding transcription antitermination factor NusB, producing the protein MIRTELREHIFKLLFQEEFNREEDMQEHLKYYFMTLENAADKDKDYIQEKYEAVAGHIAEIDELINQYAKGWKTTRMNKVDLAILRLAVYEMKWDEEVPVGVAINEAVELAKRFSGGDSPSFINGVLGKIARSADGDETK; encoded by the coding sequence ATGATTAGAACAGAACTTCGCGAGCATATTTTCAAGCTGTTATTTCAGGAAGAATTTAACCGGGAAGAGGATATGCAGGAGCATCTGAAATACTATTTCATGACGCTTGAGAATGCGGCAGATAAAGATAAAGATTATATCCAGGAAAAATATGAGGCGGTTGCAGGGCATATTGCAGAGATTGATGAACTGATCAACCAGTATGCAAAAGGATGGAAGACTACCCGGATGAACAAGGTAGATCTTGCCATTTTAAGACTTGCTGTCTATGAGATGAAGTGGGACGAGGAAGTACCGGTCGGAGTTGCCATCAATGAGGCAGTAGAGCTGGCGAAGAGATTCAGCGGTGGAGACAGTCCGTCCTTTATCAACGGGGTACTTGGAAAGATCGCACGCTCTGCAGACGGGGATGAGACGAAGTAA
- the xseA gene encoding exodeoxyribonuclease VII large subunit: MKNVYTVRQVNSYIKNMFAQDFMLNRIYVKGEVSNLKYHTSGHIYFSLKDESGTIACVMFAGSRSGLSFRMEEGQQIIVLGAVDVYARDGKYQLYARKIVRDGVGLLYERFELLKKELQEMGMFAPEYKQKIPKYIRRLGVVTAPTGAAVRDIINITKRRNPFVQIILYPALVQGEGASESIVKGIHALEAEKVDVMIVGRGGGSMEDLWAFNEEAVARAVFDCSVPVISAVGHETDTTIIDFVADLRAPTPSAAAELAVYDFMEMKKNLKLREERLLHFMQLILERKRQKLEQYSLRMRAYHPQQRLNEQRQFAADAENRLRREMMRRLEQEKYRLGLMAERLKGLSPLEKLSQGYAYVENSSGANVRTVSNVKQGEQITVYVTDGRIRAEVTGVEKEET, encoded by the coding sequence ATGAAAAATGTCTATACGGTGAGACAGGTCAATTCTTATATTAAGAATATGTTCGCCCAGGATTTCATGCTGAACCGGATCTATGTAAAGGGTGAGGTATCGAATCTGAAATACCATACATCAGGGCATATATATTTTTCATTGAAAGACGAGTCCGGCACGATTGCCTGCGTTATGTTCGCAGGCTCAAGGTCAGGGCTTTCTTTTCGTATGGAGGAAGGTCAGCAGATCATTGTACTCGGTGCGGTGGATGTCTATGCAAGAGATGGAAAATACCAGTTGTATGCAAGAAAAATCGTGCGGGACGGTGTAGGACTTCTGTATGAACGCTTTGAACTTCTGAAGAAAGAACTGCAGGAAATGGGAATGTTTGCACCGGAGTACAAGCAGAAGATCCCAAAGTATATCCGGCGGCTTGGAGTTGTGACTGCACCGACCGGGGCGGCAGTCAGAGACATCATCAATATTACGAAGCGGAGGAATCCTTTTGTGCAGATCATCCTGTATCCGGCACTGGTACAGGGCGAAGGTGCTTCTGAGAGTATTGTAAAGGGAATCCATGCACTGGAAGCAGAAAAGGTGGATGTCATGATTGTGGGCCGTGGCGGAGGAAGCATGGAAGATCTCTGGGCATTTAATGAAGAGGCAGTCGCAAGGGCAGTATTTGACTGTTCTGTTCCGGTGATTTCAGCGGTAGGACATGAGACCGATACAACGATCATTGATTTTGTGGCGGATCTGCGGGCACCGACTCCTTCTGCTGCCGCAGAACTGGCGGTGTATGATTTCATGGAGATGAAAAAGAACCTGAAGCTGCGGGAAGAGAGGCTGCTGCATTTTATGCAGTTAATACTGGAACGGAAGAGACAGAAACTGGAGCAGTATTCGCTCAGGATGCGGGCATATCATCCGCAGCAGCGGTTAAATGAGCAGCGACAGTTCGCCGCAGATGCTGAGAACCGGCTGAGAAGAGAAATGATGCGGAGACTGGAGCAGGAAAAATACCGTCTGGGACTTATGGCAGAACGACTGAAAGGATTATCTCCTCTTGAAAAGCTCAGTCAGGGATATGCTTATGTGGAGAACAGTTCGGGGGCAAATGTCAGGACAGTCAGTAATGTAAAGCAGGGAGAACAGATCACGGTCTATGTGACGGATGGACGGATCCGGGCAGAAGTGACCGGCGTTGAGAAAGAGGAGACATAA
- the xseB gene encoding exodeoxyribonuclease VII small subunit, translated as MGTEKKENLEEMFDRLDQVIGTLEGEDVSLEEAFGLYDQGMKLIRRCNQTINEVEKKILVLDENGEKHEF; from the coding sequence ATGGGGACAGAGAAAAAGGAAAATTTGGAAGAAATGTTTGACCGGCTGGATCAGGTAATCGGTACTTTGGAAGGAGAGGATGTTTCACTGGAGGAGGCGTTTGGGTTGTACGATCAGGGAATGAAGCTGATCCGGAGATGCAACCAGACGATCAATGAAGTGGAAAAGAAGATTCTTGTACTGGATGAGAATGGAGAAAAGCATGAATTTTAA
- a CDS encoding polyprenyl synthetase family protein — MNFKEEYTDRVEKIEKILKKYLPEKKGYQRTIMEAMEYSLMAGGKRLRPMLMWESYRLFGGEGAAIEPFMAAIEMIHTYSLVHDDLPAMDNDEYRRGRKTTHIVYGEDMGILAGDALLNYAFETACRAFEEESEHALRIGKALKILADKAGIYGMIGGQVVDVQESGKAVSGEVLDFIYRLKTSALIEASMMAGAVLAGAEEGQVSRMEQIAGKIGLAFQIQDDILDVTSTTELLGKPVHSDEKNEKTTYVTWKGIEKAHEDVERLTQEAVDLLRKFPAKDDFLEELLKSLVYREK, encoded by the coding sequence ATGAATTTTAAAGAAGAGTATACGGACAGAGTAGAAAAAATAGAAAAGATCCTGAAAAAGTATCTTCCTGAAAAAAAAGGATATCAGAGGACGATCATGGAGGCCATGGAGTATAGTCTGATGGCAGGTGGAAAGCGTCTCCGTCCCATGCTGATGTGGGAGAGTTACAGACTGTTTGGCGGAGAAGGAGCTGCAATCGAACCGTTTATGGCTGCCATTGAGATGATCCACACGTATTCCCTGGTGCATGATGATCTGCCGGCAATGGATAATGATGAATACAGACGCGGAAGAAAGACAACGCATATTGTATACGGTGAAGATATGGGAATCCTTGCAGGAGACGCGTTGCTTAATTATGCATTTGAGACTGCCTGCCGGGCTTTTGAAGAGGAGTCGGAGCATGCTTTAAGGATTGGAAAAGCATTGAAGATCCTTGCGGATAAGGCAGGAATTTACGGAATGATCGGTGGACAGGTCGTGGATGTGCAGGAATCAGGAAAAGCTGTATCAGGCGAAGTACTGGACTTTATTTACAGGCTGAAGACCAGTGCATTGATCGAGGCTTCTATGATGGCAGGTGCAGTTCTTGCAGGTGCAGAGGAAGGGCAGGTCAGCAGGATGGAGCAGATCGCAGGAAAGATCGGGCTGGCATTCCAGATCCAGGATGACATTCTGGATGTGACCAGTACGACGGAACTGCTTGGAAAGCCGGTTCACAGTGATGAAAAGAACGAAAAAACGACGTATGTGACCTGGAAAGGGATTGAAAAGGCACATGAGGATGTGGAACGGTTGACGCAGGAGGCGGTGGATCTGCTGCGGAAGTTCCCGGCGAAGGATGATTTCCTTGAAGAATTACTAAAATCTCTGGTATACAGGGAAAAATAA
- the dxs gene encoding 1-deoxy-D-xylulose-5-phosphate synthase: MVLEKIHKENDIKNLSPEELTMLADEIRQFLIEKISVTGGHLASNLGVVELTMALHLVFDLPQDKLIWDVGHQAYTHKLLTGRKAGFDELRKYGGMSGFPKRKESECDAFDTGHSSTSISAGLGYVAARELQGGSHSVVSIIGDGSMTGGMAYEALNNASRLKSNFIIVLNDNNMSISENVGGMSQYLNGLRTAQAYTGLKKGVEDTLKKIPGKGDRIICHMKRTKSGIKQLFVPGMFFEDMGITYLGPVDGHDIRKLTRILNEAKRVDHAVLVHVMTKKGKGYGPAEENPSRFHGTGPFDIPSGMSVGKKATDSYTDVFSKVLADIGKQDEKVVAITAAMADGTGLARFAKMFPQRFFDVGIAEEHAMTFAAGLAAGGMKPVFAVYSSFLQRAFDQTIHDVCLQNLPVFIAVDRAGLVGSDGETHQGVFDLSFLLEIPNLTVMSPKNRWEMADMVRFAVDFPYPVALRYPRGEAYEGLKEFRTPILYGKSEVISRESGIAILFIGHMSGLGESVWKAIKEAGYHCSLINARFAKPLDTELIRDLCRDHELIVTIEENVLAGGFGEQVVQYVMQTGEKTRVRTIGISDDYVEHGNVEVLRKEVGLDQETIVAQIKEDYLMIKED, encoded by the coding sequence ATGGTACTTGAGAAGATCCATAAGGAAAATGATATAAAAAATCTCAGTCCCGAGGAACTTACTATGCTTGCAGATGAGATCCGACAGTTTCTGATCGAGAAGATCAGTGTGACCGGAGGTCACCTGGCATCGAATCTGGGTGTTGTGGAACTGACGATGGCACTTCATCTTGTCTTTGATCTTCCACAGGATAAGCTGATCTGGGACGTAGGACATCAGGCGTACACGCATAAGTTACTGACGGGAAGAAAAGCGGGATTTGATGAACTGAGAAAATACGGGGGGATGAGTGGATTCCCAAAAAGAAAAGAGAGCGAATGTGATGCCTTTGATACAGGGCATAGTTCCACTTCTATTTCTGCAGGACTTGGATATGTGGCGGCAAGAGAACTTCAGGGCGGCAGCCATAGTGTGGTTTCGATCATCGGAGATGGTTCTATGACAGGAGGAATGGCATACGAGGCACTGAACAATGCGAGCAGACTGAAAAGTAATTTTATCATTGTCCTCAATGATAATAATATGTCCATTTCTGAAAATGTGGGAGGAATGTCCCAGTATCTCAACGGACTGCGTACGGCACAGGCTTATACGGGGCTGAAGAAAGGTGTGGAAGATACGCTGAAAAAGATCCCCGGAAAGGGAGACCGGATCATTTGCCATATGAAAAGGACAAAAAGCGGGATCAAGCAGTTGTTTGTTCCGGGGATGTTCTTTGAAGATATGGGGATTACTTATTTAGGTCCGGTAGACGGACATGATATCCGTAAGCTCACAAGGATCTTAAATGAGGCGAAGCGGGTTGATCATGCAGTGCTGGTTCATGTGATGACGAAAAAGGGAAAAGGATATGGACCGGCTGAAGAAAACCCGTCCAGATTTCATGGGACGGGACCGTTTGACATCCCAAGCGGAATGTCGGTAGGGAAAAAAGCGACAGATTCTTATACAGATGTATTTTCAAAAGTACTTGCAGATATCGGAAAGCAGGATGAAAAAGTAGTAGCAATTACTGCGGCGATGGCAGACGGGACGGGACTGGCAAGATTTGCAAAGATGTTCCCACAGAGATTTTTTGATGTCGGTATTGCAGAGGAGCATGCGATGACCTTTGCGGCAGGACTGGCAGCAGGCGGGATGAAACCGGTCTTTGCGGTATATTCCTCTTTCCTGCAAAGAGCTTTTGACCAGACGATCCATGATGTCTGTCTTCAGAATCTGCCGGTTTTTATAGCAGTGGATCGTGCAGGACTTGTAGGGAGTGACGGAGAGACGCACCAAGGAGTATTTGACCTGTCATTTCTTCTGGAAATTCCGAATCTGACTGTCATGTCACCAAAGAACCGATGGGAAATGGCAGATATGGTCCGTTTTGCTGTTGATTTTCCGTACCCGGTTGCATTGCGGTATCCAAGAGGAGAGGCTTATGAGGGGCTGAAAGAGTTCCGTACTCCGATTCTTTATGGAAAAAGTGAAGTGATCAGCCGCGAAAGTGGGATTGCGATCCTTTTCATCGGACATATGTCAGGACTGGGAGAGTCTGTATGGAAGGCAATAAAAGAAGCAGGATATCACTGCAGCCTGATCAATGCAAGATTCGCAAAGCCACTGGATACAGAGCTGATCCGCGATCTTTGCAGGGATCATGAACTGATCGTGACGATCGAGGAAAATGTGCTGGCAGGTGGTTTCGGTGAGCAGGTTGTCCAGTATGTGATGCAGACTGGTGAGAAGACCCGGGTACGGACGATCGGAATTTCCGATGATTATGTGGAACACGGAAATGTAGAAGTTCTGCGAAAAGAAGTGGGACTGGATCAGGAGACCATTGTGGCACAGATAAAAGAAGATTATCTGATGATAAAGGAAGATTAA